AACTTACAACAGTACCGAATGACAAATAACGCCTTGCTAAGGTGCGGCTAACTGCCACGAAACCCAAGCAAAGCCACCGTAATCACTGAACTCAACCGAACCAAAAATGCCATAGGTTAGCCGTCACTCTTAAGCAATTTGTTAAGTTCCGATACCGTAGCAGTCATAACCTACGATTTTGAATAACGGTTGAAAATCTAGTGTGTTGCTATCATCAACCGCTTTCCATGACTTCTGCACTTCTTCTGGGTTCAACCCGCCAACGGTGAAAGCATTTGTCACAATTTCTCCAGTGTGTTCATCATGGAGACCGTTCAGTTCTTCGACAGGTAAATGCCCAAGGTATAGATTTTGTTGAACAAGTAACCGCACTGTCAGTTTAACGTTCACCTTATCGCCATAACCATTGTCAATAAATACTTTTTCTTCACCGAAAATAGATAGTGGTTCATGCTGTCCAGGTTCACTTGGAAGTAGCCCTTCATCCCATTTTTGTTGAGCAGTCTCAATGGCACTTCCTAATATAGTTCCTTCTTCATTTGCAACACTCAATTTATAGAATTCTTGAGGAATCATTAGCGGTTTAGGGTCTGAGGAACTAATTCCGAAGGACATGTATGAGTTTCTAAAGTCACAGATAACAGGAGCTGTTACACTAGCTTTCCATTTATGATTTCCAGTAGAAACTGGCCTATATAAATCAATTTGTAATTTCTTTGCTCTTTTTAATGCAGATTTAGTAAAGCCAGATGGACAAACTAGAGCACCCTTTTGGGCTTTAACATCTTGAACCAGACCATGGAACTCTTCTACACCTTTAACATCAACCGGCTTTGCGTAGTCCTTGCAATCAATGACAATTCGCATTGTATATTGCCCAATACTTTGTTCGACAAGCACATCAATTTGTCGTTTTGTTTCGCTTTCAACGCCCTCAAGCATGACGTTGTGTTTTACGACCGCATCTGGAGCTAGTTGTTTCTGTATCATGACAACTAAGTTTTCCAGTGCTTTCCAATCTGGGATGCTATCTATATCCACACTAACTATTCCTTATCGTGTAATTTTAATAGGAACTTAACATTTTATTCTGCGATCTTGTTTCGCATATCCACCCTTAAGCTATCCGGTAGACATTATATCCATTACGTTAAATAGCCGATTTTTCATACTAAAATAGGGTATTCGGACACTTAACGTCATAATGCCGTCAATTCTACACCCAAATGTAAGCAAAAGCATACTCTACTGACTTGAAAGTTAGTTACACAATCCAGCTCATATCACATGGTGAAAAAGTGGTTTGAGTTTGAGGGCTGATTTGAAGCGAAGAGTCCAAAAAGGTAAGAGTTCTCTATTTGAACAGGTACAGCATGAGGAACAAGAAGGTTGCTACAGTAAATCCAATCCATATATGTAGAACATCGACAAAATCCATAATGCTCCTTCAGGCTAAATAACTTGTTACGTGGTTGCCATTACTCATAATGCAGTGTCTCCGACTATCCAGTTCTCCAAGTGCTGAGTGTCCGAAGCAACCCAATTTTGATGGCTTAGCAGGACAGGGGGGATGCATGAAATTTTGCCGATTCGCACCTGGTCTATAACGTCAAAGATCTCAGCTTCATCGCACTGGCCTAGCATGCCTTCGGCATAAACCCAACGAGCTTGTGATAGCTTGGAGAACATCTTCTTTTCAAAGGTAAGCTGGTTGATAGCGATAACCTGATTTCGATAATCATCCTGTTTGGCCTCACTGACTCGATGATAGTTTGAGTCAATATCTGTCATGATCCCTTGCAGTACAAAACAGGGCAAAGGGCCGAAAATTTGCCGATAGTACTCGACCGACTTAGCCGCTTGAGCTGGCAACACCACACACATCAATACAAAAATCAAAACACGCATAAGTACCTCCAAAGGCACTATGCGTTATTTTGCTAGGCTTGAAATAGAAGGTTGCTGTATTTGCGTAACAATTCCAGATACTTAGTATAGATTTACACAAAATATAACTCGTACATTGACCCTGTTCGAAAAAAAATAATCAAGCTATATTTATGTACAATATTTTATCGACAGATTTATAAAAAACCTCTGTATCAAGAAATAAGAGGGCATAAACAAACCCTTTATTGTCATAAAGGGTAAATTTAGACCTCCCAAATTAAACGACAGAAAAATCAAGTTGTTTTTACGTCAATTACGTTAAAATGAAAAGATCAATGTTATTAATTGCAGGAGATGTTTGATTTTAAATTATCAATAATTATATAAACAAGAAATATTTATTTATGTTTTATTTATAGTCGTTAGCCTTCATGCGGCAGCGCTGCGCTTTCTCTGCTCGCATGAATGGCCCCGTTACTAGTTTTCACTTTCTACGGGTTTATCTTTTTCCGGAGCCTTGTCAAACAGCGATGGAATTGTAAGGCGCTCATTGTCTTCTACTGGTTGAGGTGTCTCATAAGGCTCACAAGTCACAAAGGTTGTGTAGGTGTCAAAACTTAGCTGAGCTAAACAAGAGTGTATGGCTGTTACCTTCAAGCCTATGTGCTCAGGTCGAAAGGTATCTCGCGTACCTGACTGTACAAAAGCATATTCATAACGGATCTTTGCATCCGAGTGATAGGCCATGCTCCCAGTGATGTATACACCAGAAACCGACGAGGCAATAAAATCAAACAGAGACTGTCTGTTGGTTAAGTTCGAACGATTTAAATCAGTTTTAGGATAGATACGTACTACGTCATCGGTTTCCATATAGCTGAGGTTATGCGCACGCAAGATGCTGTAAAACAACCTTTGGAAATTACCATGTGAAACGCCATATACTTTGAGAGTGCCATTTATGGCAGGGTCTACAATGACAGCTTTGGAAAAGACCTCCGAGGCCATAACAAAAAATTGGTCGAGTGTTTTCCCGGCTGCATTAACTGACACCGTTGCTTGAGCTGTTGGGGCCAGCAATGCGATCAATAGTAAGATCATCCTCATTTGAACAGTCCCTTTGATTGTGTTTTCTTGTTAATCTTTTGACTAGTTGAAGCTAGATGCGGATCAAATAATCCGTTGTTAGCAATGCTTAAGCAGCTCTCCAATTCAATCGAATAGGCGGTCGCTTGCTGGGTAATACACCGACAATCGGTTGAAGTCTGGTAGCACATCAAATCGGGGTATGAAGCAGGTTCTAATCCACCGTTATAGATAGGAGCTGTCCAAGGCAAAGCTTTTATCATTGGCTGATAAGCTAGAATATCGGTATTCGTTTTTTGGGTTGTTGGTGTGGTTGAGTCACTGCTTGATACGATTTCACTATCGGTTGGCTGCTCATCACTGAAAAAGAGGGAATAGACATATGGGAAGCCGACAAACAACATTAATAGGAAAGCAATAATGGATACAACCCCAAGGATAAGGCCGCGTTTTGCTCCTTTGCTTAGTTTGTTGTTGTTGGTATCAAGCTCGGTCGAGTAGTAAGAACCATAAAGGTGAACAGGGCGCTTAACCAATGATTTGTCAGCAGCTTTCTTTTCGAACGGGTTGCTAATATCGATGTACTTTTTCTTCTTATAACACGCAACACGATCAGCACCGGCGAACTCATAGTGTGTATGGTAGTTCATCATACGCCGGATAAAGATATCGACATTGGCAAAGTCTTGAGTAATGAAAACAAGATCCTTGCCAGTATGGCGGTGGGTAGAAATTGCCTCGAGTTCCTTGGGTACATCGCCGCGCGTTCTCGGCGGCCAGTAGTGATGTATTTCATCCATGACAATTACCGACTGATTTGGCAGCTCGACCCAAGACTTCGGATTATCGAAATGCGTCCAGTGATAATTAAGCGGCTTGAGTTGGTCAAAGGTCAGGGCAGTTTCATCTATCTGCTTAATAGCTAGGTATTCATCCAGTTGTGCCAGCCGTTCCTTGGAATAGACACGACGAACCCAATACAGCAATATCTCGACCGGATTCGAATCACTATGATCTTGTTTGAGGTAAGGAAAGTCTTCCAGTTCAATAAAGCGATCTTCTTTCTTATGGATGGACTGTACCTTGCGAACTAATGCCGTATTGGATTTGTTGTTATGAAGATACCAGCCATAGAACCAACCCTGAAAGGATGAACATACTTCAAAGTCCAGCATTAACAAGGGGATTCTGTGATAATAAACTTCACGGCCTTCAAAGTTAGATTCACTCGTTACCATATCAATGGTGTTGAGGGTTTTACCCGCACCTGGTAGTCCTGATATGCCATATTCCATGAGTTATTTCCCTGTCCCGTTCCATGAAGGAAGATATTTTTTCGACGACAGCCCTTTAAGACCAAGTACAAACAAATGAGCAGTA
This Photobacterium gaetbulicola Gung47 DNA region includes the following protein-coding sequences:
- a CDS encoding hypothetical protein (COG1715); protein product: MDIDSIPDWKALENLVVMIQKQLAPDAVVKHNVMLEGVESETKRQIDVLVEQSIGQYTMRIVIDCKDYAKPVDVKGVEEFHGLVQDVKAQKGALVCPSGFTKSALKRAKKLQIDLYRPVSTGNHKWKASVTAPVICDFRNSYMSFGISSSDPKPLMIPQEFYKLSVANEEGTILGSAIETAQQKWDEGLLPSEPGQHEPLSIFGEEKVFIDNGYGDKVNVKLTVRLLVQQNLYLGHLPVEELNGLHDEHTGEIVTNAFTVGGLNPEEVQKSWKAVDDSNTLDFQPLFKIVGYDCYGIGT
- a CDS encoding hypothetical protein (COG1611) — its product is MPLEVLMRVLIFVLMCVVLPAQAAKSVEYYRQIFGPLPCFVLQGIMTDIDSNYHRVSEAKQDDYRNQVIAINQLTFEKKMFSKLSQARWVYAEGMLGQCDEAEIFDVIDQVRIGKISCIPPVLLSHQNWVASDTQHLENWIVGDTAL